The sequence CGAACTGACTTTGAGTGGGGAAGTTTTACCCATAGGAGGGTTGAAAGAAAAATTGATCGCTGCTTTTAAAGCCGGCATTAAAACCGCTCTCATTCCTGTCAAAAATTACGAAAGGGATTTAGATGAAATCCCTGCTGAAGTGCTAGAGAATTTAAAAATCGTTGCGGTGAAAAACATCGCTGAAGTGTTGGAAAAAACCTTACTTTAAAATGCAAGCCGGAATCATTGGTTTAGGGCTTATGGGAGGCAGTTTGGGATTGGCTTTGCAAGAATTAGGGCGTTTTAAAAGCGTTATAGGCTATGATCATAACGCCTTGCATGCTAAATTAGCCTTGACTTTGGGGCTTGTAGATGAATGTGTGGAATTTGAAAAGATTTTAGAATGCGATGTGATTTTTTTGGCCATTCCCGTTGAAGGCATTATTGAATGTTTAAAAAAAATGACTTCCATTAAAAAAAACGCAACGATCATTGATTTAGGGGGCGCTAAAGCTCAAATCATTCACAATATCCCTAAAAGCATTCGTCAAAATTTTATCGCTGCACACCCTATGTGTGGGACAGAATTTTATGGCCCTAAAGCGAGCGTTAAGGGGTTGTATGAAAACGCTCTAGTGATATTGTGCGATTTAGAAGATTCAGGGGTCAAGCAAGCAGAACTCGCTAAAGAAATCTTTCTAGGCATTAAAGCACGCCTGATTAAAATGAAATCTAACGAGCATGACACACATGTGGCTTATATTAGCCATTTACCCCATGTTTTGAGCTATGCGTTAGCCAATAGCGTTTTAAAGCAAAACGACCCAGAGATGATTCTATCTTTAGCGGGTGGGGGCTTTAGGGATATGAGTCGTTTGTCTAAAAGCTCGCCTTTAATGTGGAAGGATATTTTCAAACAAAATAGAGACAATGTCTTAGAAGCGATTCAAAAATGCGAAAAAGAAATCGCACAAGCTAAGGCTTGGATAGAAAAT comes from Helicobacter acinonychis and encodes:
- a CDS encoding prephenate dehydrogenase, yielding MQAGIIGLGLMGGSLGLALQELGRFKSVIGYDHNALHAKLALTLGLVDECVEFEKILECDVIFLAIPVEGIIECLKKMTSIKKNATIIDLGGAKAQIIHNIPKSIRQNFIAAHPMCGTEFYGPKASVKGLYENALVILCDLEDSGVKQAELAKEIFLGIKARLIKMKSNEHDTHVAYISHLPHVLSYALANSVLKQNDPEMILSLAGGGFRDMSRLSKSSPLMWKDIFKQNRDNVLEAIQKCEKEIAQAKAWIENNDYESLAEWMAQANKLQEFM